The Microbacterium sp. W4I20 genome segment GGCGCATCCGTCGCGGCGACCTCGCCGGCGAGACGCCCGACCCCGACCACGCTCAACGGCCCGTTCGGGTCGCGCTCGCCCCCGGTGACCAGCGACACGCCGATGTCCCACATCCGCACCGGAAGCGTCACGATCAGCGAGCCCACGCGGCTGACGGTGTCGGCCGTCATCTGCGGGCCGGCCGTCAGCGGCTGCTGCACGTAGCCCATCTGGGCGCCCATGCCCACGTACCCGACGGTCTTGACGACCGGGTCGCCTGCCTCGTCGAGGATCGGCTGACCACTGGCATCCGTGATCTTGCGTTCCGCCGCGATCGGAGTGATGCGGAGCGTCTTCTCGGCGCCGTCCCGACGGACGACCATCTCCAGGGTCCGGCCGGGAGCCTTCTGCACGATGGCCGTCGCTTCAGCGAAGGTCGACACCGGCTGCCCGTCGATCGACACGATCACGTCGCTCGGCTTGATCCCCGCCTCGGCAGCGGGTGACGCCGGTTCCTCGGCGGAGCATTCCGTGGTCTGCGATCCCGCCGGGACGACGCACTCCGTCACGGACGCGATCGTGGTCGTCCCCTGCTGCACGCCGATTCCGGAGACGAGGACCGTGAAGATGATCAGCGCCAGGATCAGGTTCATGAACGGCCCGCCGAGCATGACCACCACGCGCTGCCAGACAGGGAGCTTGTAGAAGACGCGGTCCTCTGCGCCCTCGGCGATCGTCTCGTCATTGGCGGATCGCGCGTCCTGGATGAGGGAGCGGAAGATCCCCCGCGCAGGCCCGGCGTTCTTCGAGGCCGGGTACATGCCCGACATCGAGATGAACCCACCGAGTGGCAGCATCTTGAATCCGTACTCGGTCTCGCCGATCCGCTTCGACCACAGACGAGGGCCGAATCCGATCATGTACTGACCGACGCGCACGCCGAAGAGCTTCGCGGGGACGAGATGGCCGACCTCGTGCAGACCGATCGACAGGCCGAGCCCGATCAGCATGAACAGGATGCCGCCCAGATAGAGCAGGATTTCCACCTGCTCACGTTACTGCCCGCCGCCTAGGAATCCGCCCGGCCCGCCGATCCGGATAGGCTGACCGGGTGACTTCCCGGCAGCTGCGACTGGTACGTGCTGCTGCCGTCTCCTCGGTCGCGACGCTGATCGCCGCCGTGTCGCACACGCTGGGCGGCGGAGCCGCTCCGCATCCGCTGCTGATCGTCGCGGTCATCGCCCTGCTGATGCCGTTGAGCGCGGTGCTGATCGGCGTGCGCCAGTCGCCCGCGCGAGTGGCTGCGACGGTCCTCTTCTCGCAGGCCGCCTTCCACCTGCTGTTCCAGGCGCTCGGATCGCCCACCGGCACCGGGCTCGCGAGCACATCGGGGCACGCCCACCACGTCGACCTGCAGGTGCTCGGCTCCCTCGTGCCGAGCGCGGGCGTCGACCCCTCGATGCTCCTGGCCCACGTCGGCGCCGCGGCGCTGACCACACTCCTCGTCTGGCGCGGGGAGTCGGTGGTCCGCACCATCGCCCGCTGGGTCCGCGCACTGCTGCGCCGCGGCGCGCCCACCGCGCCCGCCGACCATCGACGTCCCGCGACACTCCGCTCCTTCGTCCTGCCGCCGTTCGACGCCGCGGTCTCCCCCGCCGTCTCGCGGCGAGGACCACCTGCGCTCCTCCGCGGCTGACCAGTCGCACAGTGATCCGCTGCGCTCACCGCAGTGTCTTTTTTCGCGGGTTCCCGCGCCATTCCGGCGCGCCCGCTTCCACGAGCACTCAGGAGACTCCCTCATGACCAGCAACACCCGTACCACCTCCACTCGCACCCGCCGCGCGCTCCTCGCATCCGCGGCCGTCATCGGCGGCACCGCTCTCGCCCTGGCCGTTCCGACGATGGCCAGCGCGCACGTCGGCGTCAGCCCTGACGAACTCGTCGCCGGCGACCACGGCGTGCTCACGTTCTCGTTCTCGCACGGCTGCGAGGACTCCCCGACCACCGCACTGCGCATCACGATGCCGGACGGGCTCGCGTCGGTCGCTCCGACTCTGGACGGCGACTGGACCATCGACGTCGAGCGCGGCGACGACGGCCTGGTGAGCGCCGTCACCTACACGGCACTCGCGCCGGTGCCGAACGGCCTCCGCGGAGCCGTCAGCATGGGGGTCGGACTCGACGAGGACACTCCCGAGTCGCTGGCCTTCCCCGTCG includes the following:
- a CDS encoding RIP metalloprotease translates to MEILLYLGGILFMLIGLGLSIGLHEVGHLVPAKLFGVRVGQYMIGFGPRLWSKRIGETEYGFKMLPLGGFISMSGMYPASKNAGPARGIFRSLIQDARSANDETIAEGAEDRVFYKLPVWQRVVVMLGGPFMNLILALIIFTVLVSGIGVQQGTTTIASVTECVVPAGSQTTECSAEEPASPAAEAGIKPSDVIVSIDGQPVSTFAEATAIVQKAPGRTLEMVVRRDGAEKTLRITPIAAERKITDASGQPILDEAGDPVVKTVGYVGMGAQMGYVQQPLTAGPQMTADTVSRVGSLIVTLPVRMWDIGVSLVTGGERDPNGPLSVVGVGRLAGEVAATDAPVLNRFAVLLGLLGSLNVALFVFNLVPLLPLDGGHVVVALWEGIKRVWAKLFRRPPPAPVDATRLVPLTVVVAVLLIGMGALLLVADLFNPISILQ
- a CDS encoding YcnI family protein, with the translated sequence MTSNTRTTSTRTRRALLASAAVIGGTALALAVPTMASAHVGVSPDELVAGDHGVLTFSFSHGCEDSPTTALRITMPDGLASVAPTLDGDWTIDVERGDDGLVSAVTYTALAPVPNGLRGAVSMGVGLDEDTPESLAFPVVQECVDGSTEWTQLAENGEDPHSLESPAPVVTVTEATADGHGSHDAADTETDAAAEGATPDPLPTVLGAGGLVAGIAALVVAVLAYRRRA